Proteins found in one Brachypodium distachyon strain Bd21 chromosome 5, Brachypodium_distachyon_v3.0, whole genome shotgun sequence genomic segment:
- the LOC100823957 gene encoding uncharacterized protein LOC100823957, with amino-acid sequence MVLHAARRVALFLLVWAAAGRAAASRDEYDGPLLNGNFEDTPDRSQMDGLKVLGPDAIPYWKTTGFVEYVERGAKQGDMALTVPEGAHAVRLGIQSSIEQQLSVTPGRHYAITFSAARTCTQADERLNVSILPDGVAAGELPIQTIYSHNGWDSYAWAFKAKHGLVTLVIHHADDKVEDPACGPIVDNISIKTLNPPHITHDNFLRNGGFEEGPYINPGSESWGVLLPPTNEDPISPLPGWSIMSYSKAVKYISSEHSRVPHANGTRAVELVAGLEAALVQEVDIIPGRSYKLEFTVGDAANGCVAPMSVMVATAHGSQSVTHNSTGTGGCTRGRVDFTAEVNHTRVVFYSSGYHTTSDGTGTLCGPVIDDVSLVFVHPHARRLFR; translated from the exons ATGGTGCTGCACGCCGCGCGTCGTGTCGCACTGTTCTTGCTCGTCTGGGCGGCGGCTGGTCGAGCGGCTGCTTCGCGCGATGAATATGATG GCCCGCTGCTGAACGGCAACTTCGAGGACACGCCGGACAGGTCCCAGATGGACGGCCTGAAGGTGCTGGGCCCGGACGCGATCCCGTACTGGAAGACCACGGGGTTCGTGGAGTACGTGGAGCGTGGCGCGAAGCAAGGCGACATGGCTCTGACGGTGCCGGAGGGCGCGCACGCCGTGCGTCTGGGCATCCAGTCCTCCATCGAGCAGCAGCTCAGCGTGACCCCAGGCAGGCACTACGCCATCACCTTCAGCGCGGCGCGCACCTGCACCCAGGCCGACGAGCGGCTCAACGTGTCGATCCTCCCCGACGGCGTGGCCGCGGGCGAGCTCCCCATCCAGACGATATACAGCCACAACGGCTGGGACTCGTACGCCTGGGCCTTCAAGGCCAAGCACGGCCTCGTGACGCTGGTCATCCATcacgccgacgacaaggtggAGGACCCCGCGTGCGGCCCCATCGTCGACAACATCTCCATCAAAACGCTCAACCCTCCACACATCACCCACG ATAACTTCCTGAGGAACGGCGGCTTCGAGGAGGGGCCATACATCAACCCGGGCTCCGAGTCGTGGGGCGTCCTGCTGCCGCCGACGAACGAAGACCCGAtctcgccgctgccggggtGGTCGATCATGTCCTACTCCAAGGCCGTCAAGTACATCAGCTCGGAGCACTCCCGGGTGCCGCACGCGAACGGCACGCGCGCCGTGGAGCTGGTGGCCGGATTGGAGGCCGCGCTTGTTCAGGAGGTGGACATCATTCCCGGTAGGTCGTACAAGCTGGAGTTCACCGTCGGGGACGCGGCCAACGGGTGCGTGGCGCCCATGAGCGTGATGGTGGCCACGGCGCACGGGAGCCAGAGCGTGACGCACAACTCCACGGGCACCGGCGGGTGCACGCGCGGCAGGGTCGACTTCACGGCGGAGGTGAACCACACGCGGGTGGTGTTTTATAGTTCGGGTTACCACACCACGTCCGACGGCACCGGCACGCTCTGCGGCCCCGTCATCGACGACGTCTCGCTCGTCTTCGTTCACCCGCATGCTCGCCGGTTGTTTCGCTGA
- the LOC100824265 gene encoding uncharacterized protein LOC100824265, protein MAKGTRCMALLLLVGLAARAVSAVPDGLLPNGNFKDGPGKSQLNGTIVMGSHSIPFWEVSGFVEYIGSGQKQGEMILPVPEGACAVRLGNDASIRQKLSVTRRTFYSITFSAARTCAQAEKLNVSVASDSGLLPIQTVYASIGWDSYSWAFKAMHSVVSLAIHNPGVEDDPACGPMIDSVAIKTLKPPQHTKSNMLKNGDFEEGPHVFPDSPWGVLVPPMDEDATSPLPGWTIMSQSKAVKYIDSPHFVVPQGSYAVELVAGREAALVQEVITVPGRSYRLFFSVGDAGDGCKDGMVVDAYAARENLQMRYESLGVGGHRRAEVGFVAVGNRTRVVFQSLNYHMKPDGTLCGPVLDDVSLVSVRKRVARRLFM, encoded by the exons ATGGCGAAAGGGACGCGATGCATGGCGCTGCTCCTGCTCGTCGGCCTGGCTGCTCGAGCGGTCTCGGCCGTCCCAGACG GCCTTTTACCAAACGGCAACTTCAAGGACGGGCCGGGCAAGTCCCAGCTGAACGGCACCATAGTGATGGGGAGCCACTCGATACCGTTCTGGGAGGTTTCAGGGTTCGTGGAGTACATCGGGTCCGGGCAAAAGCAAGGTGAGATGATCCTGCCGGTGCCGGAGGGCGCGTGCGCCGTCCGGCTGGGCAACGATGCGTCCATCCGGCAGAAGCTCAGCGTCACGCGTCGGACGTTCTACTCCATCACGTTCAGTGCGGCGCGCACGTGTGCGCAAGCCGAGAAGCTGAACGTGTCGGTCGCCTCCGACTCGGGGCTTCTCCCCATCCAGACCGTGTACGCGAGCATCGGCTGGGATTCCTACTCCTGGGCTTTCAAAGCCATGCACAGCGTCGTCTCGCTCGCCATCCACAACCCCGGCGTCGAGGACGACCCGGCGTGCGGCCCCATGATCGACTCCGTCGCCATCAAGACCCTCAAACCTCCGCAACACACCAAGA GTAATATGCTGAAGAACGGGGACTTCGAGGAGGGCCCGCACGTCTTCCCGGACTCCCCGTGGGGGGTGCTGGTGCCGCCGATGGACGAGGACGCAACGTCGCCGCTGCCCGGGTGGACGATCATGTCCCAGTCCAAAGCCGTCAAGTACATCGACTCGCCGCACTTCGTGGTGCCGCAAGGCTCCTACGCCGTGGAGCTGGTGGCCGGCAGGGAGGCCGCGCTGGTCCAGGAGGTTATTACCGTGCCTGGGCGGTCCTACAggctcttcttctccgtcgGGGACGCGGGCGACGGGTGCAAAGACGGCATGGTCGTGGACGCGTACGCGGCGCGGGAGAATCTGCAGATGCGTTACGAGTCCCTGGGCGTGGGCGGGCACAGGCGTGCCGAGGTCGGTTTCGTGGCCGTCGGGAACCGGACGCGCGTGGTGTTCCAGAGCCTGAACTACCACATGAAGCCTGACGGGACGCTCTGTGGGCCGGTCCTGGACGACGTGTCTCTCGTCAGCGTTCGCAAGCGCGTAGCTCGCCGGTTGTTCATGTAA
- the LOC100841904 gene encoding uncharacterized protein LOC100841904 yields the protein MTKSRRCMALLLLVGMAAPAVLAVTDGLLPNGRFSQGPDKSQMNGTVVTGKHAMPNWELSGFVEYIESGHKEADMLLAVPVGANAVRLGNDATIRQQLSVTRKAYYSITFVAARSCAQAEKLNVSVDPEFGVLPIQTVYTSTGWDSYSWAFKARRSTVTLSIHNTGIEEDPACGPLIIAVAIKALALPQRIKGNMLRNGDFELGPYIFPDTPWGVMVPPILEDVHSPLPGWMIMSHTKVVKYVDTPHHAVPHGAYAVELVAGRESALVQEVGTVEGWTYRLSFFVGDAGNGCTGSLAVEVYAAGASLRAAYESDGKGGSKPFKLQFTAVGNSTRVVFQSSNHHMKSDATLCGPVVDNVSLVGVRVPAPRRLRL from the exons ATGACGAAGAGCAGGCGTTGCATGGCGCTACTGTTGCTCGTTGGCATGGCTGCTCCAGCGGTTTTGGCCGTCACCGACG GGCTATTGCCCAATGGGAGATTCTCCCAGGGGCCGGACAAGTCCCAGATGAACGGCACGGTAGTGACGGGGAAACACGCGATGCCGAACTGGGAGCTCTCGGGGTTCGTGGAGTACATCGAGTCCGGGCACAAGGAGGCAGACATGCTGCTAGCAGTCCCGGTGGGCGCCAACGCCGTGCGGCTGGGAAACGACGCCACCATCCGGCAGCAGCTCAGCGTCACCCGCAAGGCCTACTACTCCATCACGTTCGTGGCGGCGCGGTCGTGCGCCCAGGCGGAGAAGCTCAACGTGTCCGTCGACCCGGAGTTCGGCGTGCTCCCGATCCAGACCGTGTACACCAGCACCGGCTGGGACTCCTACTCCTGGGCCTTCAAGGCCAGGCGCAGCACCGTGACGCTGTCCATCCACAACACCGGCATCGAAGAGGATCCTGCCTGCGGCCCCCTAATCATTGCCGTCGCCATCAAGGCCCTCGCTCTTCCCCAGCGCATCAAAG GCAACATGTTGAGGAATGGGGACTTCGAGCTGGGCCCGTACATCTTCCCGGACACGCCGTGGGGCGTGATGGTGCCGCCGATCCTGGAGGACGTGCactcgccgctgccggggtGGATGATCATGTCGCACACAAAGGTGGTCAAGTACGTGGACACGCCGCACCACGCGGTACCGCACGGCGCCTATGCCGTGGAGCTGGTGGCCGGCAGGGAGAGCGCGCTGGTGCAGGAAGTGGGCACCGTGGAAGGCTGGACGTACAGGCTCTCCTTCTTCGTCGGGGACGCGGGCAACGGCTGCACGGGCTCCCTGGCCGTGGAGGTGTACGCGGCGGGGGCGAGCCTGAGAGCGGCCTACGAGTCGGACGGCAAGGGCGGCTCCAAGCCCTTCAAGCTCCAGTTCACGGCCGTCGGGAACTCGACGCGCGTCGTGTTCCAGAGCTCCAACCACCACATGAAGTCCGACGCCACGCTGTGCGGGCCTGTCGTCGATAACGTCTCGCTCGTCGGAGTGCGCGTGCCCGCTCCACGCCGGCTGCGTTTGTAG
- the LOC100842706 gene encoding uncharacterized protein LOC100842706, which translates to MGLSPSKRVDAALRRAPAFAAACDAAFDRCLADAQRAFEGVRPYQLADASAHLHSALRASLPLVRRWVPSPPPRARVDGALRAAGLDGAGELSREQFGEFAAELFREAVLAGAMGAALVRAPAGAAGIVGVGVVSRAGAGAVGRLVAVYAAGVTAAVYLSLG; encoded by the coding sequence ATGGGCCTCAGCCCCTCGAAGCGGGTGGACGCGGCGCtccggcgggcgccggcgttcgccgccgcctgcgacGCCGCCTTCGACCGCTGCCTGGCCGACGCCCAGCGCGCCTTCGAGGGCGTCCGCCCGTACCAGCTTGCCGACGCGTCCGCGCACCTCCACTCGGCGCTCCGGGCTTCCCTCCCGCTCGTCCGCCGCTGGGTGCCCTCGCcgcccccgcgcgcccgcgtcGACGGCGCGCTGCGCGCCGCGGGGCTGGATGGCGCCGGGGAGCTCTCGCGGGAACAGTTCGGGGAGTTCGCCGCCGAGCTGTTCAGGGAGGCCGTGCTGGCGGGCGCGATGGGGGCGGCGCTCGTCCGCGccccggccggcgccgccgggatCGTCGGGGTGGGCGTCGTGTCccgtgccggcgccggggccgtCGGGAGATTGGTCGCCGTCTATGCCGCCGGCGTCACCGCTGCTGTTTACCTGAGCTTGGGCTAG
- the LOC100842400 gene encoding cytochrome b561 and DOMON domain-containing protein At3g07570: protein MGASSVLLLLCLLGFCFAVSHQKSDSCAGDLQVAHLVPFDSSAFRCITLWKQEDFILRYKNTAPNKWSFVLSAPDKGTFVAVGFSGKGLMIGSSAVVGWAAASSGGDGKGKGGVIKQYYLQGRTPEDVTPNEGRLAMVRNRSALVSHSGRLYLAFELNTDRPQPHLIYSVGYEGFIPSSDSKLQMHRDMGSRSFNYTSGLASNGDAVTDSFPAERWHGLLSMMGWGVLLPVGMMAARYFRRQEPYWFYGHMAIQGLGFAVGIVAVILGFRLNEDGLKNIYVHKAIGIAILSMTSLQVTAILARPDKTSKVRRFWNWYHHNIGRAAILLAIGNIFLGLSIAQELSSYIVSYGVFVAVWVMAIAAFEIKRWYDDDDD, encoded by the exons ATGGGGGCTTCgtccgtgctgctgctgctctgcctcCTCGGCTTCTGCTTCGCGGTGAGCCACCAGAAGTCGGACTCGTGCGCCGGAGATCTCCAGGTGGCGCATCTCGTCCCCTTCGACTCCTCCGCGTTCCGCTGCATCACCCTCTGGAAGCAAGAGGACTTCATCCTCCGG TACAAGAACACGGCGCCCAACAAATGGAGCTTCGTGCTGTCGGCGCCGGACAAGGGGACCTTCGTGGCGGTGGGGTTCTCCGGCAAAGGGCTGATGATCGGGAGCAGCGCCGTGGTcgggtgggcggcggcgtcgagcggcggcgacggcaaggGCAAGGGCGGCGTCATCAAGCAGTACTACCTCCAGGGCCGGACCCCGGAGGACGTGACCCCGAACGAAGGCCGCCTCGCCATGGTCAGGAACAGGTCCGCCCTCGTCTCGCACTCCGGCAGGCTCTACCTCGCCTTCGAGCTCAACACGGACCGCCCGCAGCCGCACCTGATCTACTCCGTGGGATACGAGGGCTTCATCCCCTCCTCCGACTCCAAGCTCCAGATGCACCGCGATATGGGCTCCCGCTCCTTCAACTACACTTccg GGCTGGCGTCTAATGGCGACGCCGTGACCGATTCGTTCCCGGCGGAGAGGTGGCACGGGCTGCTGTCCATGATGGGGTGGGGCGTGCTGCTGCCGGTGGGCATGATGGCGGCGCGCTACTTCCGGCGGCAGGAGCCGTACTGGTTCTACGGCCACATGGCCATCCAGGGGCTTGGATTCGCCGTCGGCATCGTGGCCGTCATCCTCGGCTTCCGCCTCAACGAGGACGGGCTCAAGAACATCTACGTGCACAAGGCCATCGGCATCGCCATCCTGTCCATGACCTCTCTCCAG GTGACAGCGATCCTGGCGCGGCCGGACAAGACGTCCAAGGTGCGGCGGTTCTGGAACTGGTACCACCACAACATTGGCCGCGCGGCGATCCTGCTGGCCATCGGCAACATCTTCCTGGGCCTCTCCATCGCGCAGGAGCTCAGCTCCTACATCGTCTCCTACGGTGTCTTCGTCGCCGTCTGGGTCATGGCCATCGCCGCCTTCGAGATCAAGCGCTGgtacgatgacgacgacgactga
- the LOC100843010 gene encoding transcription factor RF2a translates to MDVPSASVSTSAAAGSASRDVAAMPDTPPRRAARHRRAQSEILLGATALPDDLTFDADLGVVGEGSGGGGDNYDDEDDYEEDEEGSGGGGGGSRMFEMFLESGGGLAEPLEATPYPPPPPSRPRHQHSMSMDGSTSLAASSSAMAGRAGADAKKAISDAKLAELSLVDPKRAKRILANRQSAARSKERKMRYIAELERKVQTLQTEATTLAAQLSMLQIDTTGLTSENGDLKLRLQTIEQQVRMQDALNDRLRDEVQQLKIATGQVNASSGKMGNFGLSSYGSNPQSYQRSHVQSLLAAQQLQQLQIHHSQQQQHQMQLQDQQHLATVQRQRQQQLLQEAMPFRGDLKMKGIAMTSHVQNAAAFDAHARSEP, encoded by the exons ATGGACGTCCCATCCGCCTCggtctccacctccgccgccgcgggatcGGCCTCGCGCGACGTCGCCGCGATGCCGGACACCCCGCCGCGCCGGGCGGCGAGGCACCGCCGCGCGCAGTCGGAGATCCTCCTCGGAGCCACCGCCCTCCCCGACGACCTAACCTTCGACGCCGACCTCGGCGTCGTCGgagagggcagcggcggcggcggcgacaactacgacgacgaggacgactatgaggaggacgaggaggggagcggcggcggcggcgggggcagccGGATGTTCGAGATGTTCCTCGAATCCGGCGGCGGGCTGGCCGAGCCGCTGGAGGCAACGCcgtacccgccgccgccgccctcacgGCCCCGGCACCAGCACAGCATGTCCATGGACGGCTCCACGTCGCttgcggcctcctcctccgcgatGGCCGGGAGGGCCGGTGCGGACGCCAAGAAGGCTATCTCCGATGCCAAGCTCGCGGAGCTCTCTCTCGTTGACCCCAAGCGCGCCAAGAG GATCTTGGCAAACCGCCAGTCAGCTGCTAggtcaaaagaaagaaagatgcgGTACATTGCAGAGCTTGAGAGAAAAGTACAGACTCTCCAAACAGAAGCAACTACACTTGCAGCTCAGTTGTCCATGTTACAG ATAGATACCACAGGTTTAACAAGTGAGAATGGTGATTTGAAGCTGCGGCTGCAAACAATTGAGCAGCAGGTCAGGATGCAGGATG CACTGAACGATAGACTGAGGGATGAGGTTCAGCAGCTCAAGATTGCAACAGGACAGGTCAATGCTAGCAGTGGAAAAATGGGAAACTTCGGCCTGTCCTCGTACGGATCTAATCCACAAAGTTACCAGCGCAGCCATGTACAATCTCttctcgccgcccagcagctgcagcaactCCAGATCCACCActcccagcagcagcaacatcaaATGCAGTTGCAGGACCAACAACATCTTGCCACGGtccagcgccagcgccagcaGCAACTACTTCAGGAAGCAATGCCATTTCGGGGAGACCTGAAGATGAAAGGAATTGCCATGACATCCCATGTGCAAAATGCAGCCGCTTTTGATGCCCACGCAAGGAGCGAGCCGTGA